TTATTAATCAGGCGGCCTGCGACAAAGCGGAACTAACGTGCTCCCTTCGCCACAGAACTGAAGTGCTTTTGGAGTGGGTATCCGGGCGTGAAGTTCTCCTCtgcgaagaagaaaggaCTCGTGCCCACCTTGTTCTTCGTTTCCGCGAGCAGGGAATTGCGTCTGGATGTTGCGCGGAGCTTTCCACCATGCTTGTTGAGAGCCACAAGTTACTTACCGAACATTGTGTAGTTGAACACCAGGTGTTTATAGAAGGAGTTACGCCCATCTGCAATGCGTTCCTGGGCGCCAGTAATGCCctagcaaaggaaaagagccATGTTATGCAGTTGCAAGGTCAGGTGCGCTCTGCAGTAATGGGTCAATGCCGACAACAGTTACTGCAATGCCGAGAGGATGAAATTAGTGCCAGGGAGGCGATTCTCGCGTCTCAAGATAGCGAAGCTGCAGTGATCAAAGACGCGTTAAGACGTATTGGTGGCGCTATAGTGATAAACCAAAAGTTTGTGACGGATTTGCGAAATCGACTAAACACCGCGCAAACGGAGCAGCATCGACATCAACTACGGGGATGTTTGGAATATGAAGCTAACTCCCGCAACACTATCCTTGCAGCACAAAAGGACGGAGTCGCAACAATCAGATTTGCGTTTGAGCAGGCCCATCTTGCTTTGGAGCAGAAACAATACCAGACGACGCGATTGAATGCTGAGCTGGACTGCTCCAAGAATAATAACCATCTTCAAGGggtgcgtgtgtgcttgGACAGTGAGACCGACGCTCGGGACCATCTTGTTGCGTATCAACAGGGTGAATGGCAGGTACTTGAGTTGTGTTTTAACACGGGTCGCAAGATGTTGATGGATAATGCGAGGTATTTATGTGGGTTATTGGATACGGCCAATACTTCTCTCGCAGCCGCTGTTGTGCGTGCGCCAAAATCTGCATTGGGAgctgtttttctctttgagCAACATGAGCGGTTCGTTTTGGAGGAACTGAACGCACATACCACTTGTCTACAAGACGCACATCGCGAGTTATCCGTTTTGTTATCAACCAGTCAAGTACAACGTGAGTGTGACGTCACACTCACGGCACTTGAAAACTACTACTCGGAGGAGCTTGCACGCacagagaaggaaaacaaggagCTGAAGGcgaatatacaaatattgcGTGAGAACCTCGACTTTCAAGCCAGCTTGGACCAACTCCAGGCTGAAATCGAAGGAGACGGACCAGCTGGGCTGGGTTCGGGTGGAGGATCTGAGGGCGACCCACTTTCCCTCACGCAGCACCGTGAGGGTTTGGGCATTAGCGGCCTCATCTCTAACTTTTTCACTCGGGTTGGATATGTTCGAAAGGATGGATTGCCACGCGACTTTTCTCCCAGGATGATGATGTCGCACACAAGCAGTGAAGAGGATTTTGGTGCCATGAGTGATGCTGCTGCACGGTTTGGTTACACTCCTGTGAAAGATGGTAGGAACAGGAGGAACAGCATGCAATCCATAGTAGGAAGcgctcttttccccccaaaTCATGACAGCACGCCACTGCGCGATGATGATGCGAGCATCCAGTAGTCTCGGGGGAAATGCTTGATAAGAGTTTTATTAATCTCCTGGATGTAATGACAGGACGATGGATTAAGAAACAAGTTAGTGGGGAGTAAGTGACAAAAATTGTCGGGAGTCGTATCATTGTACTACGTTAATATCGCAGCATGAATTGTAATAAGAAGTAAAACTCTCTaacgttttttgtttgttgtacaATATTTCAAATGTTTTAATGTATTTTTCTTACCGAGGAGGAACAAAGTAACAACAGACAGACCTCCACATATCCATTGGACTCAGTCAATGTCATACACGCTAGTGAAAAGGGTGAAGTAGAGGTGAAATTATGCGGGTGTAGCCTAAAGGGCGCAACAATGTCCTGTTCTGGCGCCGGTTCACCgtgtttttgcttccctcGTTACTGTctcgtttgtttggttgtttaCTGTATTCTGTAATTTTCGTCTCCCTTTTACACTTTTGTACTCAtcggtttctttctttttcgtgggggggagagggaaggaggaaggggtCGGTTTCTCGCACTAGTTTTACTGTCACACTGTAGAATGATCGACtgtatatatctatatatttgtatttatttttatataccTACTTTTGACAGAGCTTTTTCATGTAACTGATTGTGAGTGGTGCGGGGTGGTTGCTGGTGTGGTGTAGCACTGTTggcgaaggaagagaaaaagaagtttaaGAAGTACGTGGCGTGACCAAATGCGTTCAGTTTGGTTTTCAATCATCCTATTTAGTTATGGTTGTTGGTTAGTAAGCCGGTTGATACCGCTCATGACACACCCTTTAGCACCGTGTATCCTGTACAAATTCACTCTAGTTGTCGCCCACATCTTTatcttgtttcccttttctaaTGCAATAAGGGGATGTGCACAGCTGAGGTCCGTGATTggtgtttcgtttttgtgcGTGGGTGCAGGCGCGGGCGTCAAGCAATGAACTTTCTTTTGATTAAATTAACATGCAAAACGAAGCGAGGAAAAGTTTGTCTGCTCTCTGTCATCTCTTCTTGTCCTAAGGGTGGTTGTCTCCTTCAAGCATTGTCTGGCGCACGCTGAAATGGGTGTCGGGCGGTGCATGAAGTTCTTTCTTATTCATCAATCCCTCCACTTTACTACTTTGTAAAActctctccttccctttcctcatctGTATCTTATTTTGGGGGCGGGGTCACTGTGAACCTTTTACGCTACCAATAAGTTTGTTATCCATCATTATATTAAAAGTAAAATACTAAATATCAATAAAGCCACCCAAAGCCACAAAGGATCTTCTTTAAGACACACAAAGACAGGCACCAGAACAAAACTACCAACATAACAATGGTCAGCGTTGCCGTAATTGGAGCCGCCGGTGGTATTGGCCAGTCTCTATCGCTACTTCTTCTTCGCCAACTGCCGTACGGGAGCACGCTCTCGCTGTACGACGTGGCGGGTGCCCCCGGAGTGGCCGCCGATCTCTCACATGTTGACCGCGCCGGCGTCACCGTCAAATATGCTGCTGGAAAGCTCCCCCCAGTGAAGCGTGATCCCGCCCTCGCCGAACTTGCGCGCGGTGTTGATGTTTTTGTCATTGTCGCCGGTGTGCCCCGTAAGCCCGGTATGTCTCGTGACGACCTCTTCAACGTGAATGCCGGCATCATTATGGATCTTGTTCTCACATGTGGTTCCTCATCGCCGCAGGCATGTTTCTGCGTCGTGACGAACCCCGTAAACAGCACCGTGCCGATTGCCGCTGAGGCCTTAAAGAAGCTTGGCATCtacaacaagaacaaactCCTGGGCGTAACTCTGCTGGATGGGCTCCGTGCTACCCGTTTCATCAACAACGCTCGCCACCCTCTTGCCGTCGCCTCCGTCCCCGTTGTTGGTGGCCATAGCGACGTAACGATTGTCCCACTGTTTTCTCAACTTCCTGGTCCACTCCCTGAGGAGGGGGAACTGACACAGATCCGCAAGCGTGTGCAGGTGGCGGGTACGGAGGTGGTGAAGGCAAAGGCAGGCCGCGGAAGTGCCACCTTGTCGATGGCTGAGGCAGGTGCCCGCTTCGCGATGTTTGTTGTGAACGCCATCACAGGTCAGTCTTCCCCGATGGTTTATGCGTATGTGGATACAGATGGCACTCAGAATTGCTCGTTCCTCGCAATACCGGTGGTTCTTGGCAAGAATGGCATTGAAAAGCGCCTACCGATAGGTCCCATGAATGCTGTGGAGAAGGAAATGCTTAAGCAATCCATCTCCGTTGTGAAGGCGAACATTGAGAAGGGAATGAATTTCGCGCGCTCAAAGTTGTAAGCCCTCTTCAAAGGCAACTCTCCCCTATCCTCAATGTTTCTCtaccaccttctttttaccCTTTTCCAACTGGTTTGATCCGTAACCGGTCGTAAGGAAGAGGTTTGAACGTACATATATGCGCACAGCCggagcaaacaaaaggatgaGAAGAAGTTTGGAAGGTGTGATGGTAGAGACTGAAAAGGAGCAGGAAAACgaagacaaaacaataagaaaGTTGAGCAAGGAAATCTGTTTTAGGTCGCGATATTTATCGACTGGAGAGGTACTCTGTTTTAAACGTGGACTTCAGTTATCTTAATTGATGTTTACTATCACTAACCAATTTTATGCAATGATGAGGAGAagttcaaagaaaataaaataggtGAATGAGAGATAAAGGTGGAAGGGGGCATACATGCGGAAGGtcgaggaagaagaaaaaggaaaatatgaGAACTATATGATCTGAAACGGAAGGCTTCTTCACCACACATATAATTTACCGTGTATACCCTTATCGGTTTCCCTTTCGGTCTCATAGCACGCTGAAGGAgagtgtgaaggaaaaagaactgGGATTGATAGTGAGGTTCCACTATAAAGGGAAAGGgcgaaataataacaattattatcattattcaagaggggaaagggaagaaaaatgaaagaaacattTTGGTAACTCTTTCCTATCacatttcttgttttgtcgtTTCACTCCACCGTCATCCCACTCCCCACTGGTATCGGGATCGATCCCACATGAACCGAATGAGTCACTGAATATAGTTGTTTACGTGTATGTGCAAAAGTGCATTTGGGATTCCAACCGGCAAAAATGTAATCGACCGTAGACAACTATATTCGCAagcgcacaaaaataaatctatttatctatatatatatgtgctgCAAGTATATGTGACAGGACACGTGTCGAATACTAACGTGGATCGTCTTATCGTCATGAATGATGctattgtcttttttttatttcagttttcagatttttatttttgagttTTGTTACTATAACTACCATCAttggtgctgctgttttctttttttcctcttttttttttttcgtatttgCCCAAATTTCCCCTTCTATGTCGATTGAAGTGCTGCTTTGTGGTCGGGGTAGCAGTAGCAGCGGGTTCGGCAACCGCAATTTTGTGATTGCGGCTGACATGGacgggggaaacaaaagaagaggggcaaaacaagagaaaaaagattaTGCGTGCGAGCGAACGGTTCACattttccaatttttttatttattttctgttaCTTTTAAATCTCCGTTTTTGTGTGCCTCTGTTTGCGCTAAGTTGCGCCCCCTCCCTCAACACATGCATCCACGGGTGCAGACGGTTACACTCACTTGAAGCCCGTGTGGTCATCATCTCTAcctttttcctgctttcattcttttattgtttttcgtGTGAGACCTCACACAATATCCCTCGACACCGGTTTTCGCTCCGGCCTCTGGTGTTGTTCACATAGAGGCAAAACGGTGGGAAAGCCTAAAAGACGTGTGCtcggaaaggaagggaatagCTGAACGGTTTAACGGAAAGAGTGAGCCATTGCTGCATGTTGAGAGTCAATGCCATCTCCAATTGTGCTCACTCGCTCGGCACCGGCGCGGGCTCTCACCATCAAAATGTTTGATCGGCAGCTGAAAGGTCTACAGCGGTGTCTGGTAGATGCCCCATCGTGCGATTTGCACAAGTTATGTGCGGATCAAATGCTCGACCGGCGCGGTTTCGTCAAGCGTGATACGCCTGTGGTTCTTGAAGTTGGGGCCCACACGGGTTGGTTCTTCCGACACATGTTAGAGAAGCAGCAACTCTTTGGTCTTAAACAGTACATTCAGACGGATGTTTGCGAGGAGAGACTCAACCGCAACTACGAAGAGATTAAGCACTTGATACCCCCAGACGTGGAGTTTGTGCAAATTTGCTGTGATGAGGAGGAGCCGAGTCCGTTTGGCATTCCAGAGCGGACGGTAGATATGGTGGTATCATGCCTCTCCATGCATTGGGTTAACGACCTCGAGACGGCAATGGTGAATATTAGGAAAGTCCTCAAGAAAGACGGCTTTTTGATGCATTCCATGTTCGGTGGCAATACGCTGTATGAACTGCGTGGTTGCTTTTCCATGGCTCAAACAGAAATCCTTGGCGGCGTGTCGTCGCACATCTCGCCGATGATTGATGGAGCGGGGCTCTCCACTCTGGTGCTGCAAGCAGGATTTAATCTCCCCAGCATTGATGTAGACCGCCACCTGCTTCTCTACAAAACACCATTCCATTTGATGGAGCACCTGTCGAGTATGGGCGAAAGTGCGTGCCATTATATGCGGCGGCCACTCAGCCGCGATGTCCTGCTCGCAGCCTGTGCCGTGTACGATGTTATgtacaagaaaaatgaacTAATCCCGGCAACCTTTGAGGTCTTTCACACGATTGCATGGAGTCCAAGTCCGACACAGGCGAAGCCACTGGAGCGGGGAAGCGGCCAAGTGCCGTTAGCCACGTGGAATTCAAAGAATAAGAAGCGCTTACAGGATGTGCTGGATGAGTTCGCCCAGAACCCCGATGATGAAAAGTTGCAGGCGAAAGCGGAAGAGTTGTTTCAGCAGCTGCGCGAGGAGAGCGCGGCCATGCTTGAAAAGAAGGGTTTGGATGTCCGAGGTCTCGATGGTAACCGTGATGAGGAGGCGCGGGAGCTGGAAAAGCAGAAACCGGATCCTCCCTTCCAGAAAAAGGAGAGTTagcgatttttttttttgcgggggaaagaagggatgGAGTACTCGGTTCTTGTCATAGCATGGCGCGATGGTAATTGATGTGAAGCGAGTTGTTTGTcgcttcccccccccctcccttcacacacacacacacaccgctCCCTCGCCCTCAATTAAAGGAAACGGGGAGGGGGGGCTTCCCTGCAGGGGAAACTTATCGAGTGTGTAGAACAAATCAACAGTTTGTGGCACACGAGGTTTGCCGTTATGTCGGGCACTAGCGTCGCAAAAGTAGTGAACAATGCAGTTGTTTCTTCACGTTCACATTTTCCTGGCTGCGTTGCAGGTTCGTTTGTACTCATCCTGTTTACTGGATGTACTCTTCAATCCCCTTCTTTGCACGACTGTATgtaatatatacatacatatattttaaagaaaaggacAAGTTAAGCCCTCTTGTGGAGGGAAAGGCAAGATAATCATTTGAATAAGGGGAAATTGGATATTGGTGCCATCTCGCAATCGGCGCTGACCTATCAGGAAACTCCTTTGCTGTAGTGCTGGCTACCTATGAAGAAGAATAACTCCAAGGGTAACTCCAGTGCAAACAAAGCTTCGGCCGGTGACGTCTCTCAGGTGCAGTTCTGGAACTACTTGAAGAAAGGTGATGATGAAGGCCTGGAGAAAACCTTATTGCAGCGCGTCGAAAACTCAGAGACGGGTGAAGTGACGGTAGTGGTTAACTCGGCAGTGGCAAATCAGCTTGTCAATAGCCCCAATGCGAAGAAAATCCTTCCATTATCGTACGCCATAAGCCAAGGAATGAGTGAGCGGGGGCTGCACGCGCTTCTACTGGCAGGCGCCAAAATCGATGCTATGGATGGAACGTCCGAGCGCGCTACCGCGTTGCACGCTGCGTGCTGGGGCGAGAACGACAGCGCGGTAATGTTGCTATTACGTTGCGGGGCCAATCCCCTCGCGGTTGATTCCCAAGGTCGCACACCCCTTCACGTACTTGCTTCATTGAACGCCATATCGCTCTTCTCACTTGTTCTGGAGACGGTAACCAAATTTGGCGTGGACCAAAATACTTGTAGGGGAGATGATACCGAACAGCGGTTGGAGGGTCATCTTTCACTGGAAGGTCATTCGCCGGTAATAGTCCCTGCTGAAAGACTTCTTGACAGCCGAGACAAAGCGGGACTTACTGTTTTGCATACCGCCGTTTCCGACATTAGCAGCGGCTCGGATGGTGTGATCAGCAAACTACTGTCGTATTTGGAGGAAATGGCAAAAACAAGCGCGGACAAGGTGTCACGGTTGGTGAATATGACAACTGACTCTGAAAGCACGGCACTCCATCTGATTCTGTCCTGGCCGAACTGCGATGAAGGTGTGATGATGCATACCGTAGAGCGGCTCCTCAAACTGGGGGCGTCTGCTAGTGCTGTTGATAAATATGGTCAGACGGCAGTCACAGTGGCAGTGACGACACACGTTGGGATTACGGTGGCAAACGTCGTACGATCGCTTTTGAGAAGTGTTGAGGAAGGTGAAGACAACGAGGCCCGTCTTAAGAATGTGTTCATGCAGTGTGATAATGAAAAAGGTTACGCGCTCATTCATCACGCCGTTGCTGCAAATAACATAGAAGTTGTGAAAGTTCTTGTGAACTTCCTTGGGGAGTTCGATGGAGCTTCTGGTTCGCAATACATTCGCCACTGGCTTGGTGGGCTGCTTACTGACAACAACGAAACGGTAGTGCAGCTAATTGTGGAATACGGTTGCGATGAAATAGCCGATCTCCTTATTGGATTCCAAGCTATAAACAAGATCGATTACGAAAAATACAAGGAAGAACATGAAAAAATCAGGGAAGACGAGTCAGTTGGTAATTTGGAGGATGGCGATATCGACAGTAACGAGGAAGGGGGACATGAAATTGGAGACGAGGTGGGGCTGCGCGGAAGACAGTTTGCTGGCCGTAGCACCGCAGCTGGTGCTTCTTCCGGAGGCTCGCGTATCCAGCTGGCACGGAGGGCGCGGGCACGGGCGCAGGCGCAGTCGGCAGCTCAGCGGAAGAAAGATTCACCGAGGCAAGACAGTGAGGTGGCGGATCGCCAGCGGAATGCCGCACCTCTTTGGGTCATGTTATGTGCGGTCCTAATTTTCATTGCGTCGGCTGCGCTTGTTGGGTTCACGTTTAGGAATACCATTGTAAGTTTGTTCGGTTAAAGTGACAGCAGGCTAAAAAACTAATAACAAATATTATGATGGGATGCCTCCTATTTTTGGTGGTATTGAAAACGTCTACGTCATGGTTTGTTGATGCCTAAATGTTTTGCCCATGCTCACTCTTGTAGGGTTCGCCGTTGCCGGAGATGGCGCAAGAGATGATTAAAAAATGTTCCCTGTGATACCTCTGAATGATGGTGGGCTGCTCGCCGCATTCCTCTTGACTGTTGCCTTCCAAGGGAATCATTCTCTCGCGGAAACTATAAGAGTACCAGAATAAAGGAAATGACAGCGTTGGTCATTCGCCTTCGTTTCGTCATGACTCATTTTGTGTGACTAAGAAGCTGGGGAACAA
The genomic region above belongs to Trypanosoma brucei brucei TREU927 chromosome 10, whole genome shotgun sequence and contains:
- a CDS encoding glycosomal malate dehydrogenase, with the protein product MVSVAVIGAAGGIGQSLSLLLLRQLPYGSTLSLYDVAGAPGVAADLSHVDRAGVTVKYAAGKLPPVKRDPALAELARGVDVFVIVAGVPRKPGMSRDDLFNVNAGIIMDLVLTCGSSSPQACFCVVTNPVNSTVPIAAEALKKLGIYNKNKLLGVTLLDGLRATRFINNARHPLAVASVPVVGGHSDVTIVPLFSQLPGPLPEEGELTQIRKRVQVAGTEVVKAKAGRGSATLSMAEAGARFAMFVVNAITGQSSPMVYAYVDTDGTQNCSFLAIPVVLGKNGIEKRLPIGPMNAVEKEMLKQSISVVKANIEKGMNFARSKL